The following nucleotide sequence is from Streptomyces pactum.
TGCCGGTGTTCTGTACGACCCGGAAGTGGTCGGCGCGCGCGTAGCCGTCCTCCAGCTCGATGCCGTCCTTCAGGCGCTTGCCGAGTTCGCGCGGCAGCGGCCCCTGGATGGCGGCGAGGTAGGTCTTCCGCACCCCGTAGCGGGGGTGGGTGAGCCGGTGGGCCAGCTCACCGTGGTTGGTGAGCAGGATGATGCCCTCGGTCTCGGTGTCCAGGCGGCCGACGTGGAAGAGCCGGGTCTCCCGGTTGGTGACGTAGTCGCCCAGGCACTGGCGGCCGTCCGGGTCCTCCATCGTGGACACCACGCCGGCCGGCTTGTTGAGGGCGAAGAACAGGTAGGACTGGGTGGCCACGGTGAGGCCGTCCACCTTGATCTCGTCCTTCTGCGGATCGACCCGCAGCCCCTGCTCGGTGACGATCTTGCCGTTCACCTCGACCCGGCGCTGGTCGATCAGCTCCTCGCAGGCGCGGCGGGATCCCATGCCGGCCCGGGCCAGCACCTTCTGCAGCCGCTCGCCCTCCTGCTCGGCGCCGGGGAAGGTCTTGGGGGTCTTGATCGGCGGCTTGCTGTGCCGCTGCCGGTTGCGCTCCTCGATCGTGGCGTCCAGCTCGCGCGGGCGCGCGCCACCGCCCGTGCCGCGGCCCCGGCCGGCGCCCTGCGGGCTCCTGGGGCCGCCCTTGGCGCCGCCGCGGGCCGCGGCACCCCGGGCACCGCCCGGCGCGCGTCCGCCGCTCTCGGACGTTCCGCCCACGTCGTAACGGCGCTCCTCGGGGCGGGGACGTCCGGTACGCCGCTGCCGGTCGTCACGCCCTCCCTGGGCCTGACGGGGACGTCCGCCGCCGCCCCGCTGGTTCCGGTCGCCGCTTCCGCTGTTCCTGCCGCTGCTTCGCATCAAAGTTCCGTCTTGTCGTCTGCGTCGGTTTCCGGGAGGTCCGGATCGAACGACGGCACACCCTCTTGCGTCTCGGCCTCGATCGCGTCCGCCTCGGGGAGGAAGGGCGCGAGTTCCGGGAGCTCGTCCAGGCCGCGCAGGCCCATCCGCTCCAGAAAGTAGTTCGTCGTCCTGTACAGGATCGCACTTGTTCCGGGTTCCGTGCCCGCCTCCTCCACCAGTCCGCGCTGGAGCAGGGTGCGCATCACGCCGTCGCAGTTCACCCCGCGGACCGCCGAGACCCGGGAACGGCTGACCGGCTGGCGGTACGCGACCACCGCGAGGGTCTCCAGCGCGGCCTGGGTGAGCCGTGCCTGCTGCCCGTCGAGGACGAACCCCTCGACCGCGGCGGCGTACTCGGGGCGGGTGTAGAACCGCCAGCCGCCGGCCACCAGCCGCAGGTCGAAGCCCCGGCCGGCGACGGTGTACTCGTCGGACAGCTCGCGCAGCGCGTCGGCGACCGCGCGCCGGGACCGGCCCAGGACCTTGGCCAGGTGCTCCTCGGTGGCCGGCTCGTCCACCACCATCAGCACCGCCTCCAGGGCGGGTTTGAGGTCGAGGCCGGCGACGTCGTCCGCGCCGGCCGGGGTCTCCTCGCTCATCTCTGCTCCTCCTCGGGGTCCGGTCCCCGGTCGAACTCGTCGGTGATCACCGGCCGTCCGGCCGCGTCACCGGCCCAGCGCACCAGCAGCGTCCCCAGCGCCCGGGGCTGGTCCAGCACGACCGCCTTCTCCCGGTACAGCTCCAGCAGGGCGAGGAAGCGGGCCACCACGGTGAGGGTGTCCGGGGCGTCCTCGGCCAGCTCCGCGAAGGTGGCCTCGCCCGCCTCCCGCAGCCGGGCGATCACCACCTGCGCCTGCTCCCGGACGCTGACCAGCGGGGCGTGGATGTGGTCCACGTACACCTGGGGCTCCGGCCTGGGCTGCATGGCCTTCACCGCCAGCCGGGCGAAGCCCTCGGCGCCGATGCCCAGGACCACCTCGGGCAGGAGGTCGGCGTGGTGCGGCTCCAGCCCCACGGTGCGCGGATGGCGCCGGGCCTCGGACTCCAGCCGATCGCCGAAGATGTCGGCGACCCGCTTGTAGGCGCGGTACTGGAGCAGCCGGGCGAAGAGCAGGTCGCGGGCCTCCAGCAGCGCCAGGTCGGCCTCGTCCTCCACCTCGGCGGCGGGCAGCAGCCGGGCCGCCTTGAGGTCCAGCAGGGTGGCGGCGACCACCAGGAACTCCGTGGTCTGGTCCAGGTCCCAGTCCGGGCCCATCGCCCGGATGTGGGCCATGAACTCGTCGGTGACCCGGGAGAGCGCCACCTCGGTGACGTCCATCCGGTGCCGGGAGATCAGCTGGAGCAGCAGGTCGAAGGGGCCCTCGAAGTTGTCCAGCCGCACGGTGAACCGGCCGGTCCCGGGCTCCGCCGCGGGGCT
It contains:
- a CDS encoding pseudouridine synthase → MRSSGRNSGSGDRNQRGGGGRPRQAQGGRDDRQRRTGRPRPEERRYDVGGTSESGGRAPGGARGAAARGGAKGGPRSPQGAGRGRGTGGGARPRELDATIEERNRQRHSKPPIKTPKTFPGAEQEGERLQKVLARAGMGSRRACEELIDQRRVEVNGKIVTEQGLRVDPQKDEIKVDGLTVATQSYLFFALNKPAGVVSTMEDPDGRQCLGDYVTNRETRLFHVGRLDTETEGIILLTNHGELAHRLTHPRYGVRKTYLAAIQGPLPRELGKRLKDGIELEDGYARADHFRVVQNTGKNYLVEVTLHEGRKHIVRRMLAEAGFPVDRLVRTGFGPIALGDQKSGWLRRLTNTEVGMLMREVDM
- the scpB gene encoding SMC-Scp complex subunit ScpB encodes the protein MSEETPAGADDVAGLDLKPALEAVLMVVDEPATEEHLAKVLGRSRRAVADALRELSDEYTVAGRGFDLRLVAGGWRFYTRPEYAAAVEGFVLDGQQARLTQAALETLAVVAYRQPVSRSRVSAVRGVNCDGVMRTLLQRGLVEEAGTEPGTSAILYRTTNYFLERMGLRGLDELPELAPFLPEADAIEAETQEGVPSFDPDLPETDADDKTEL
- a CDS encoding segregation and condensation protein A, which gives rise to MRLDNFEGPFDLLLQLISRHRMDVTEVALSRVTDEFMAHIRAMGPDWDLDQTTEFLVVAATLLDLKAARLLPAAEVEDEADLALLEARDLLFARLLQYRAYKRVADIFGDRLESEARRHPRTVGLEPHHADLLPEVVLGIGAEGFARLAVKAMQPRPEPQVYVDHIHAPLVSVREQAQVVIARLREAGEATFAELAEDAPDTLTVVARFLALLELYREKAVVLDQPRALGTLLVRWAGDAAGRPVITDEFDRGPDPEEEQR